In one Rhizobium lentis genomic region, the following are encoded:
- a CDS encoding ABC transporter permease, with product MIFIDASSWIFNNSGTFFNAFNRHLLMCVLSLGIAFVIAVPLGFVVARAPRAAFAVVNFAGALRSIPSLAILSATMPFLGIGLLPSVIALIVLAVPPLLLNTIIGIREIDASVIDAADGMGMSAGQMLWEIELPLAVPAILSGVRTSAIQVIGGAALASFIGGGGLGDFINAGIAIMNMPRLLVGAVPIALLAIFAELAFGALERLFTQRR from the coding sequence ATGATCTTCATCGATGCATCCAGCTGGATCTTCAACAATTCCGGTACCTTCTTCAACGCTTTCAATCGCCATCTTCTGATGTGCGTCCTGTCGCTCGGCATCGCCTTCGTCATTGCGGTACCGCTCGGATTTGTCGTTGCACGGGCACCGCGCGCCGCCTTTGCGGTGGTCAATTTCGCCGGCGCCTTGCGCTCCATCCCAAGCCTTGCGATCCTGTCGGCGACGATGCCTTTTCTCGGCATCGGATTGCTGCCGTCGGTGATCGCCCTCATCGTCCTGGCCGTGCCGCCGCTATTGTTGAACACGATCATCGGCATCCGCGAGATCGACGCCTCGGTGATCGATGCGGCAGATGGAATGGGCATGAGCGCCGGACAGATGCTGTGGGAGATCGAACTTCCCCTGGCAGTTCCCGCGATTCTGTCGGGCGTCAGAACGAGCGCCATCCAGGTCATCGGTGGGGCGGCGCTGGCCTCCTTCATCGGCGGCGGCGGGCTTGGCGATTTCATCAACGCCGGCATTGCGATCATGAACATGCCGCGCCTTCTCGTCGGAGCGGTGCCGATAGCCCTGCTGGCAATCTTTGCGGAATTGGCCTTCGGCGCCCTTGAGCGCCTCTTCACTCAACGGCGCTGA
- a CDS encoding NADPH-dependent FMN reductase: protein MTTHKVGYLIGSLAKGSINRKLAKALVRVAPPELDMSEISFKDLPLYSYDYDADYPPAGKAFKAAIAAVDAVLFVTPEYNRSIPGGLKNAIDWASRPYGTNSFTRKPSAVIGTSPGAIGTAVAQQNLRSVLSFCNSPQMNAPEAYIQFTPGLITDDGEVTNDTTADFLRTFMRDFHAFIARVRSVLPKDA, encoded by the coding sequence ATGACCACGCATAAAGTAGGCTATCTTATCGGCAGCCTCGCCAAGGGCTCGATCAACCGCAAGCTCGCCAAGGCATTGGTGCGTGTCGCCCCGCCGGAACTTGACATGTCGGAGATATCCTTCAAGGACCTGCCGCTCTACAGCTACGACTATGACGCCGACTACCCTCCGGCCGGCAAGGCGTTCAAGGCGGCAATCGCGGCCGTCGACGCGGTGCTGTTTGTCACGCCCGAATATAACAGATCCATACCCGGCGGGCTGAAAAACGCAATCGACTGGGCAAGCCGCCCCTACGGCACCAACTCGTTCACGCGCAAACCGTCGGCGGTGATCGGTACGTCGCCGGGCGCGATCGGCACAGCCGTCGCCCAACAGAATTTGCGCAGCGTGCTCAGTTTCTGCAATTCTCCCCAGATGAATGCCCCGGAAGCCTATATCCAATTCACACCGGGGCTGATCACCGACGACGGCGAGGTAACCAACGACACCACTGCCGATTTTCTGCGCACGTTCATGCGGGACTTTCATGCCTTCATCGCAAGGGTTCGCTCAGTGCTGCCGAAAGATGCCTAG
- a CDS encoding glycine betaine ABC transporter substrate-binding protein produces MKNWTKGIFAAGIMAAAMFQSASAETIKVGSKNFTEQFILAEMYSAVLENAGFTVERKINLGGTLIAHQALVAGEIDLYPEYTGTALASVVKGEMSTDADKVYTQVKDFYAKQFNLTWLKPSGINNGYVIVVRQETAQANNLKSLSDLAKVSKTLVFGGGAEFPDRADGLPGLKRVYDAEFKEFKQFAKLGLRYDALEQKDIDVANGAATDWQIGSKNLVPLADDKGLFPPYYVAPVVRQDVLKANPKVAELLEAVGSHLDNEKMRVLNAKVETDHEEAKDVAVDFLKENGLLPK; encoded by the coding sequence ATGAAAAATTGGACAAAGGGCATATTTGCAGCCGGTATCATGGCAGCCGCCATGTTCCAGTCGGCATCCGCAGAGACGATCAAGGTCGGCAGCAAGAATTTCACCGAGCAGTTCATCCTCGCTGAAATGTATTCAGCCGTTCTGGAAAACGCCGGCTTCACCGTCGAGCGCAAGATCAACCTCGGCGGCACGCTGATTGCGCACCAGGCATTGGTGGCCGGAGAGATCGATCTCTATCCGGAATATACCGGGACGGCGCTCGCGTCTGTCGTCAAGGGCGAGATGTCGACCGATGCCGACAAGGTCTACACCCAGGTCAAGGACTTCTACGCCAAGCAGTTCAACCTCACATGGCTGAAGCCGAGCGGCATCAACAACGGCTATGTCATCGTTGTCCGGCAGGAAACCGCGCAGGCCAACAATCTGAAGAGCCTGTCGGATCTCGCCAAGGTTTCCAAGACCCTGGTCTTCGGCGGCGGTGCCGAGTTTCCGGATCGCGCCGACGGCCTGCCCGGCCTGAAGCGTGTCTATGACGCCGAATTCAAGGAGTTCAAGCAGTTCGCCAAGCTTGGTCTTCGTTACGACGCGCTGGAACAAAAGGACATCGATGTTGCCAATGGTGCAGCGACCGACTGGCAGATCGGCTCGAAGAACCTCGTGCCGCTGGCAGACGACAAGGGTCTGTTTCCGCCCTACTATGTGGCGCCCGTTGTCCGCCAGGACGTGTTGAAGGCCAACCCGAAGGTTGCCGAACTGCTGGAAGCGGTCGGCTCCCATCTCGATAATGAAAAAATGCGGGTCCTCAATGCCAAGGTCGAGACCGATCACGAGGAAGCCAAGGACGTGGCGGTCGATTTCCTCAAGGAAAACGGCCTCCTGCCGAAATAA
- a CDS encoding ABC transporter permease, producing the protein MKWVPKHLDRLFEALLEHLYLVFSSVGIALVISLIVGIWAARRPRSFAVIVIFTGILFAVPSLALFALLIPIMGIGAAPAITGLAAYSLMILIRNIGMGFQAIPRDILEAADGMGYGTARRIWEVELPLAMPYIVGGLRIAMVTVIGIATVAAYINAGGLGVIIFEGIDQRFPEKIIAGGLLTSFLALFADYCFASFEKLLRRRSGGKVV; encoded by the coding sequence GTGAAATGGGTCCCTAAACATCTCGACCGGCTATTCGAAGCGCTGTTGGAGCACCTCTATCTCGTTTTTTCCTCGGTCGGCATTGCCCTGGTGATCTCGCTGATCGTCGGGATATGGGCGGCGAGGCGACCGCGGAGCTTTGCCGTCATCGTCATTTTCACTGGTATCCTGTTCGCGGTGCCGAGCCTGGCGCTGTTTGCGCTTCTCATTCCCATCATGGGCATCGGTGCGGCACCCGCCATAACCGGTCTTGCCGCCTACTCGCTGATGATCCTGATCCGCAATATCGGCATGGGATTTCAGGCGATTCCGCGTGACATATTGGAAGCTGCCGATGGCATGGGCTACGGCACGGCACGACGGATTTGGGAGGTCGAACTGCCGCTGGCAATGCCCTATATCGTAGGCGGGCTTCGCATCGCCATGGTGACGGTCATCGGCATCGCCACCGTTGCCGCCTATATCAATGCCGGCGGGCTCGGCGTCATCATTTTCGAAGGCATCGACCAGCGCTTTCCTGAAAAGATCATCGCAGGCGGGCTGCTGACGTCATTTCTGGCGCTCTTTGCCGACTACTGTTTTGCCTCCTTCGAAAAGCTGCTGCGTCGGCGCAGCGGGGGGAAGGTAGTATGA
- a CDS encoding response regulator produces MNKTRHVVAIVDDDPRLLESMGDLLESAGYVARSFSSAGSLLVNGLSDLDLLITDIGMPGIDGFELRDLVRKSRPELPVFLITGRHEIADQGRAQGTGRFFRKPFDAQALLAAIANALHKSRDGG; encoded by the coding sequence ATGAACAAGACAAGACATGTCGTGGCAATTGTCGATGACGACCCAAGACTCCTTGAATCCATGGGCGACCTGCTGGAGTCAGCGGGCTATGTCGCGCGAAGTTTCTCGTCGGCGGGCTCGCTGCTCGTCAATGGGTTGTCGGATCTCGACCTGCTCATCACCGACATCGGAATGCCCGGCATTGACGGCTTCGAGCTTCGTGATCTCGTCAGGAAATCACGTCCGGAGCTGCCGGTGTTCCTGATCACAGGCCGCCACGAGATCGCGGATCAGGGTCGGGCTCAAGGCACCGGCCGATTCTTTCGCAAGCCTTTCGATGCCCAGGCGCTGCTCGCGGCTATCGCCAATGCTTTGCACAAATCGAGAGATGGAGGGTGA
- a CDS encoding ABC transporter ATP-binding protein — translation MIHLDHVTKKYDGSGPHAVDNLDLLIETGTTVALIGPSGCGKTTTMRMINQLETPTTGRVLVDGRDIARVDQKELRRSIGYVIQQVGLFPHMSIARNVATVPRLLGWEKARSDRRVDELLDLVGLEPAIMRQRLPHELSGGQRQRVGFARALAADPAIMLMDEPFGAIDPITRVRLQDEFRDILRKVKKTVVIVTHDLDEAIKMGDRIAIMRDGRLLQYDSPQEILARPVNEFVETFLGPDRAIKRLSLIAVSTIMTAPEPSNGDAEIAADATVHDALALILSGDMPGLHVRSADGTLAGYLSRATLLRANRL, via the coding sequence ATGATTCATCTCGATCATGTTACCAAGAAATACGACGGAAGCGGCCCGCATGCGGTCGACAATCTCGATCTGCTGATCGAGACCGGCACGACGGTTGCCCTGATTGGTCCCTCGGGCTGCGGCAAGACCACGACCATGCGGATGATCAATCAGTTGGAGACGCCGACGACGGGACGCGTCCTGGTCGACGGAAGAGATATAGCCCGGGTCGATCAGAAGGAGCTCCGCCGCAGCATCGGCTATGTCATCCAGCAGGTCGGTCTGTTTCCACATATGTCGATCGCACGCAATGTCGCGACCGTCCCGCGGCTTCTCGGTTGGGAAAAGGCGCGCAGCGATCGCCGCGTCGACGAGCTCCTGGATCTCGTCGGTCTTGAGCCGGCCATCATGCGGCAGCGCCTGCCGCACGAATTGTCGGGCGGGCAGCGTCAGCGCGTCGGTTTCGCGCGTGCGCTCGCAGCAGACCCCGCAATCATGCTGATGGACGAACCGTTCGGCGCGATCGACCCGATCACCCGCGTTAGGCTTCAGGACGAATTCCGCGATATTCTGAGGAAGGTGAAGAAGACCGTCGTCATCGTCACGCATGACCTCGACGAGGCTATCAAGATGGGTGATCGCATCGCGATCATGCGGGATGGCCGCCTTCTTCAATATGATAGCCCACAGGAAATTCTTGCGCGTCCCGTCAACGAGTTCGTCGAGACCTTCCTCGGCCCTGACCGAGCCATAAAGAGGCTGAGCTTGATTGCCGTATCGACGATCATGACCGCGCCCGAACCGTCCAACGGCGATGCCGAGATCGCCGCCGACGCCACGGTTCACGATGCCTTGGCGCTCATCCTCTCTGGCGACATGCCGGGCCTCCATGTCAGATCAGCCGATGGGACGCTTGCGGGATATCTGTCGCGAGCCACGTTGTTGCGCGCCAATCGGCTATAG
- a CDS encoding response regulator transcription factor → MRVDQPLRRSAPLSPQRVCEEDQPLVIIVDDDASIREALCELILSAGFQPVSFASTRELLDAHILDRPGCLVLDVRMPGASGLHLQSHLAENGIAKPIIFLTGHGDIPMTVQAMKAGAVDFLTKPVRDQTLLDAVTAAIAVDGERRAEAAIAKRNIERLETLTQREREVLHEVARGRLNKQIAYDLGISEVTVKLHRSNVMHKMEAASIGELIRAWETLPAQMRQGGRVGL, encoded by the coding sequence ATGAGAGTTGACCAGCCGTTGCGGAGATCGGCGCCGTTATCACCGCAGCGCGTGTGTGAAGAGGATCAGCCGCTCGTCATTATAGTGGATGACGACGCCTCCATTCGCGAGGCGCTCTGTGAACTCATCCTGTCGGCAGGTTTCCAGCCGGTCAGTTTTGCCTCGACCCGCGAATTGCTCGACGCGCATATATTGGACAGGCCGGGCTGCCTGGTCCTCGATGTGCGCATGCCGGGGGCGAGCGGTCTTCACCTGCAGAGTCATCTGGCCGAAAACGGCATCGCCAAACCGATCATCTTCCTGACCGGACACGGTGATATTCCGATGACCGTACAGGCGATGAAAGCCGGGGCGGTGGATTTCCTCACCAAGCCGGTGCGGGACCAGACGCTGCTCGATGCCGTGACCGCGGCCATAGCGGTAGACGGCGAACGACGGGCGGAAGCCGCGATCGCCAAGCGCAATATCGAACGTCTGGAGACGCTGACGCAGCGCGAGCGTGAAGTGTTGCACGAAGTTGCCCGCGGACGCCTCAACAAGCAGATCGCTTACGATCTCGGCATCAGCGAGGTGACGGTCAAGCTGCATCGCAGCAATGTCATGCACAAGATGGAGGCCGCCTCGATCGGCGAACTGATCCGGGCCTGGGAAACACTCCCGGCGCAAATGCGTCAGGGCGGGCGCGTAGGCCTTTAA
- a CDS encoding ArsR/SmtB family transcription factor, with protein MNNQSSVPHSPETIAFDNEANFLSAMGNAKRLHILHLLTEGEMSVTVLADEVGLSQSSTSQHLAILREQELVQTRRAAQTIYYSLQSDAARAMLDTLADIFGSHRPAAAERARAVGA; from the coding sequence TTGAACAATCAATCGTCAGTCCCGCATTCCCCCGAAACCATCGCTTTCGATAACGAAGCAAATTTCCTGTCGGCCATGGGGAATGCCAAACGGCTTCACATTCTGCATCTGTTGACCGAAGGAGAAATGTCCGTGACGGTCCTGGCCGACGAAGTGGGATTGAGCCAATCGTCAACGTCGCAGCATTTGGCAATTCTTCGAGAACAGGAACTCGTGCAGACGCGAAGGGCTGCGCAGACCATCTATTATTCACTTCAATCTGACGCGGCCAGGGCGATGCTCGATACGCTCGCTGACATCTTCGGATCGCACCGTCCTGCGGCGGCAGAACGTGCCCGAGCCGTAGGCGCTTAA
- a CDS encoding nitroreductase — MDVYEAVKSRRSVRGFKDKPVAREVLERVLSAAAWSPSGSNIQPWNIYVMTGAPLVELKTSAVERVAHGDAWDKRQYEMYPPALKPPYGERRSAFGKERYSALGIAREDWEARQRAAIANWNCFGAPAALFCYIDRDLGLPQWADVGMYLQTVMLLLRAEGLHSCPQMAWSQVRETVAEVLSPPDGLILFCGMSIGYEDPAVAYARTGRAPLDETVTFVGE, encoded by the coding sequence ATGGATGTATATGAGGCAGTCAAAAGTCGACGGTCGGTGCGCGGGTTCAAGGACAAGCCTGTGGCAAGGGAGGTGCTCGAGCGTGTGCTGTCGGCCGCCGCCTGGTCGCCATCAGGATCGAACATCCAGCCGTGGAACATCTACGTGATGACCGGCGCGCCGCTGGTCGAGCTCAAGACATCGGCCGTCGAGCGTGTGGCCCATGGCGACGCCTGGGACAAGCGGCAGTACGAGATGTATCCGCCCGCTCTGAAGCCCCCCTATGGAGAGCGCCGATCCGCCTTCGGCAAGGAGCGCTACAGCGCGCTCGGCATTGCTCGCGAGGACTGGGAGGCACGCCAGCGGGCAGCGATCGCCAATTGGAACTGCTTCGGCGCGCCCGCCGCCCTGTTCTGCTACATCGACCGTGACCTCGGCCTGCCCCAATGGGCCGATGTCGGCATGTATCTGCAGACCGTCATGCTGCTGCTTCGCGCCGAAGGTCTGCACAGTTGCCCGCAGATGGCGTGGTCGCAGGTTCGCGAGACGGTCGCAGAGGTCCTGTCACCTCCGGATGGGCTGATCCTCTTCTGCGGAATGTCGATCGGCTACGAGGATCCCGCGGTCGCCTACGCCCGTACGGGCCGCGCCCCGCTCGACGAGACCGTCACGTTTGTCGGCGAATAA
- a CDS encoding response regulator transcription factor: MTADDHIVFIVDDDERIREALGELLASHGMHAVAFESACDYVKADKPDRPACLILDIELPDINGLELQRQIADGDHPPIVFITGHGDIPSSVRAIKRGAVDFLTKPFSDDDLMAAIQAAIAQDRAKKAGRAELDMLRRHYLDLTPREREVLPLVVSGLLNKQAAAELGISEVTLQIHRRNVMQKMAAASLADLVRIAEKLEIPITHSRRVGGN, encoded by the coding sequence ATGACGGCCGACGACCATATTGTCTTCATCGTGGATGACGATGAACGCATTCGCGAGGCGCTCGGCGAGCTGCTCGCCTCGCACGGCATGCATGCCGTCGCCTTCGAGTCCGCATGCGATTATGTGAAGGCAGACAAGCCGGATCGGCCTGCCTGCCTCATTCTCGATATCGAGCTGCCCGATATCAACGGCCTCGAGCTGCAGCGGCAGATCGCCGACGGTGATCATCCGCCGATCGTCTTCATCACTGGACACGGCGACATCCCCTCTTCCGTGCGCGCCATCAAGCGCGGCGCGGTGGATTTTCTCACCAAGCCGTTCAGCGATGATGATCTCATGGCGGCCATCCAGGCGGCAATCGCCCAAGATCGCGCAAAGAAGGCCGGGCGCGCCGAACTCGACATGCTGAGGCGACACTATCTCGACCTGACACCGCGCGAGCGCGAGGTGCTGCCGCTCGTCGTCAGCGGCCTTCTCAACAAGCAGGCGGCAGCCGAACTGGGGATCAGCGAAGTCACGCTACAGATCCACAGAAGGAACGTGATGCAGAAGATGGCGGCGGCATCGCTCGCCGATCTCGTGCGCATCGCGGAGAAACTGGAAATACCGATAACCCACTCGCGCCGGGTGGGAGGGAATTGA
- a CDS encoding phosphate/phosphite/phosphonate ABC transporter substrate-binding protein has translation MVMSKPIACSRMYNLSPRIRGLWDALFAQVSLQSGIELEIIAHAAPAPLSELWGRPDMGAVFMCGYPFSHMPEAARPTVLAAPVSSEAWSLDQPLYASHILVASTGPVNAVEDLASVRWGWTVRDSQSGYHAARSFLADRFAGKMKQGMTVGPLLNPSGIVAALKDGRIDAGAIDACAFQLLRMHEPAAIDGLRVLATTDPLPAPLLVAAQTLPLDIAAALQQSLVTLHETPEGAAVLAPLGLRRFSTVVPSAYDILPQRADDTDRKLGISW, from the coding sequence ATGGTGATGTCCAAGCCGATCGCCTGTTCGAGAATGTATAATCTCAGTCCGCGCATTCGCGGCCTGTGGGATGCGCTGTTTGCGCAGGTCAGTCTGCAGTCCGGCATCGAACTCGAGATCATCGCTCATGCAGCACCGGCACCGCTTTCGGAGCTATGGGGGAGGCCGGACATGGGAGCGGTCTTCATGTGCGGCTATCCGTTTTCGCACATGCCCGAGGCTGCGCGACCGACGGTGCTTGCCGCACCCGTCTCGAGCGAGGCATGGTCTTTGGACCAGCCGCTCTATGCCAGCCACATTCTCGTCGCCTCCACCGGGCCGGTGAACGCCGTGGAGGATCTTGCATCGGTACGCTGGGGCTGGACTGTGCGCGATTCCCAATCGGGTTACCACGCGGCGCGTTCTTTTCTTGCCGACCGGTTTGCCGGGAAAATGAAGCAGGGCATGACAGTCGGACCGCTGCTCAACCCGTCAGGCATCGTCGCCGCCCTCAAGGACGGCAGGATCGATGCAGGTGCGATCGACGCTTGCGCCTTCCAATTGCTGCGGATGCACGAACCCGCTGCGATCGACGGTCTCCGTGTTCTGGCGACGACCGATCCGCTTCCTGCGCCGCTGCTGGTTGCCGCCCAGACATTGCCGTTGGACATCGCCGCAGCGTTGCAGCAAAGCCTCGTGACATTGCATGAAACGCCTGAGGGAGCGGCGGTTTTGGCGCCGCTCGGCCTCAGGCGATTCTCAACGGTCGTTCCCTCGGCCTACGATATTCTGCCGCAGAGAGCCGACGACACCGATCGCAAATTGGGGATCTCATGGTGA
- a CDS encoding HAL/PAL/TAL family ammonia-lyase, whose protein sequence is MSATHSPSITFSASPPTIEDIAAIARRHARIEISAEVEARITAARTVVDRYTEKDLPVYGLTTGLGAGVDTRLATEDLVAFQMRVPQARAVGVGKPLGQESVRAMMAVRAVGMAAGGSGISLNVFRGLIAAINAGVHPVVPSLGSIGAADLAPLAHMSRALLGFGEIELGGEVLPAAVALERAGLKPLELAPKDGHALVVANSLSIGLACLALEDIERLFDWSLKAIAVNFEAFRSNVSVFDDRALAARPAFGQRRVATQLMELLSGSSLLAADAARRLQDPLSYRCTPQVWGALRHAIDEARQATEIDLVSSSDNPVVIASEGVILAHGNFDMTAFVLAWERLGQAMAHCAAGTAYRIMKIMSPGMSDLPRFLTPMGQSRTGFATVQKTVSAMEAEIRHLAMPVSLSPFPVADGVEDQASMAPSVLAKTQAIVERLRYLVAIELIASAQAVELRGVSAELGKGSAEAYAFVRSHVPALDEDRAQGPDFATIAALIGLGPQ, encoded by the coding sequence GTGAGCGCCACCCATTCTCCATCGATCACCTTCAGCGCGTCGCCGCCGACGATCGAGGACATCGCCGCAATTGCCCGTCGTCACGCCAGGATCGAAATCTCCGCCGAGGTCGAGGCCCGGATTACGGCGGCGCGCACTGTCGTCGATCGCTATACGGAAAAGGATCTGCCGGTTTATGGCCTGACGACGGGACTGGGAGCGGGGGTCGATACACGACTTGCAACGGAAGATCTGGTGGCGTTTCAGATGCGTGTGCCACAAGCCCGCGCCGTCGGCGTCGGAAAGCCGCTTGGTCAGGAATCCGTGCGGGCGATGATGGCCGTCAGGGCTGTCGGCATGGCGGCGGGCGGTTCCGGCATTTCGCTGAACGTGTTCCGTGGTCTGATCGCCGCCATTAATGCAGGTGTCCATCCTGTCGTCCCGTCATTGGGCTCGATCGGTGCGGCGGATTTGGCTCCGCTTGCCCATATGAGCCGGGCGCTTCTCGGCTTCGGCGAGATCGAGCTTGGCGGCGAAGTGCTGCCGGCCGCCGTCGCCCTGGAAAGGGCTGGCCTCAAACCTCTCGAGTTGGCGCCGAAGGATGGGCACGCGCTTGTCGTGGCCAACAGCCTCTCCATCGGCCTTGCCTGCCTGGCGCTTGAGGATATCGAGCGGCTCTTCGATTGGTCTCTGAAGGCGATTGCGGTTAATTTCGAAGCGTTCAGGTCCAATGTCAGCGTCTTCGACGACCGCGCTCTGGCTGCGAGACCGGCCTTCGGGCAGCGCCGCGTTGCCACTCAACTGATGGAGTTGCTTTCGGGAAGCTCCTTGCTCGCCGCCGATGCCGCAAGACGTCTCCAGGATCCATTGAGCTACCGCTGCACGCCGCAGGTCTGGGGTGCGTTGAGGCATGCGATCGATGAGGCAAGGCAGGCGACGGAGATAGATCTCGTCAGCTCCAGCGACAATCCTGTCGTCATCGCCTCAGAAGGCGTCATTCTTGCACACGGCAATTTCGACATGACCGCTTTTGTGCTCGCCTGGGAAAGGCTGGGGCAGGCGATGGCGCATTGTGCGGCAGGCACCGCCTATCGGATCATGAAGATCATGTCGCCTGGCATGTCCGACCTTCCACGCTTCCTGACCCCGATGGGCCAGAGCCGGACCGGTTTTGCGACCGTGCAAAAGACCGTCTCGGCCATGGAAGCCGAAATCCGCCATCTCGCCATGCCGGTTTCGCTCTCGCCCTTTCCCGTCGCCGATGGCGTCGAAGATCAAGCATCGATGGCGCCGAGCGTTTTGGCAAAGACGCAAGCGATCGTCGAGCGCCTGCGTTATCTCGTTGCCATCGAACTGATTGCCTCGGCACAGGCCGTCGAGCTGCGCGGTGTCTCAGCCGAATTGGGCAAGGGATCGGCTGAGGCCTATGCATTCGTCCGCAGCCATGTCCCGGCGCTTGATGAGGATCGCGCGCAGGGGCCGGATTTTGCGACGATCGCCGCATTGATCGGGCTTGGCCCGCAATAA
- a CDS encoding ornithine cyclodeaminase family protein: MQEIWIDYLNALDAKALALTNDEILDAVAKALDAQGRGETVIEPRVHLVPESSDKGHFNVLRGYVKALNYAGVKVVGDFVDNYKVDLPSELAVLNLFDPNTGVPKAIIDATAITDMRTGAVTALGAKYLARKDSKVLGHIGARGTSYWNVRLLDHLFDFEEIRVHSRRPESRNAFAKRLEADLGKKIVVTDNWEDCLKDADIMVEASRLPEPAPLFKTEWVKKGAFVVPYGTMSALEFDLTDIMDKVVVDDWGQCGPGKPFGALRRHVDEGKVTAENLHAEIGQIICGRKPGRQSDEETILFWHRGLSTTDVALGAAMVDKARQMNIGQRLRFA, translated from the coding sequence ATGCAGGAAATCTGGATCGATTATCTCAACGCCCTCGATGCCAAGGCGCTGGCGCTGACGAATGACGAGATTCTCGATGCGGTGGCGAAGGCGCTGGATGCGCAGGGCAGGGGTGAAACCGTCATCGAGCCGCGGGTTCATCTTGTGCCGGAGAGCTCCGACAAAGGCCATTTCAATGTGCTTCGTGGCTATGTCAAAGCGCTGAATTATGCCGGCGTCAAGGTCGTCGGCGACTTCGTCGACAACTACAAGGTGGACCTGCCTTCGGAGCTTGCGGTCCTCAACCTGTTCGACCCAAATACGGGCGTGCCGAAGGCCATCATCGACGCGACTGCCATCACCGACATGCGCACCGGCGCCGTCACCGCTCTTGGCGCAAAATATCTCGCTCGCAAGGACAGCAAGGTGCTCGGCCATATCGGTGCGCGCGGAACCTCCTACTGGAATGTCAGGCTTCTCGACCATCTCTTCGATTTCGAGGAAATCCGCGTGCATTCGCGCCGCCCGGAAAGCCGCAATGCCTTCGCCAAGCGTCTTGAGGCGGATCTCGGCAAGAAGATCGTCGTCACCGACAATTGGGAGGATTGCCTCAAGGATGCCGACATCATGGTTGAGGCCAGCCGCCTGCCGGAACCGGCGCCGCTGTTCAAGACCGAATGGGTGAAGAAGGGAGCCTTCGTCGTGCCCTATGGCACGATGAGCGCGCTCGAATTCGATCTCACCGACATCATGGATAAGGTCGTCGTCGACGATTGGGGACAATGCGGCCCCGGCAAGCCCTTTGGAGCGCTTCGCCGTCACGTCGACGAGGGCAAGGTGACAGCCGAGAACCTGCATGCCGAAATCGGCCAGATCATCTGCGGCAGGAAGCCCGGCCGTCAAAGCGATGAGGAGACGATCCTGTTCTGGCACCGCGGCCTCAGCACCACCGATGTGGCACTCGGCGCCGCCATGGTCGACAAGGCAAGACAGATGAACATCGGCCAACGGCTGCGGTTCGCATAA